The Poecilia reticulata strain Guanapo linkage group LG13, Guppy_female_1.0+MT, whole genome shotgun sequence genome has a segment encoding these proteins:
- the LOC103474859 gene encoding histone H3.3 translates to MARTKQTARKSTGGKAPRKQLATKAARKSAPSTGGVKKPHRYRPGTVALREIRRYQKSTELLIRKLPFQRLVREIAQDFKTDLRFQSAAIGALQEASEAYLVGLFEDTNLCAIHAKRVTIMPKDIQLARRIRGERA, encoded by the exons ATGGCTCGTACCAAGCAGACCGCCCGTAAGTCCACTGGAGGCAAAGCTCCACGTAAGCAGCTGGCCACAAAGGCAGCTCGTAAGAGTGCCCCTTCCACTGGTGGGGTCAAGAAGCCCCATCGTTACAG GCCTGGTACTGTGGCTCTGCGTGAGATCCGTCGTTATCAGAAGTCTACTGAGCTGCTGATCCGTAAGCTGCCCTTCCAGCGTCTGGTGAGAGAGATCGCCCAGGACTTCAAGACCGACCTGCGTTTCCAGAGCGCGGCCATCGGAGCCCTGCAG GAGGCCAGCGAGGCTTACCTTGTGGGTCTGTTTGAGGACACCAACCTGTGCGCCATCCACGCCAAGCGTGTCACCATCATGCCCAAAGACATCCAGCTGGCACGTCGCATCCGTGGAGAGCGTGCCTAA
- the LOC103474858 gene encoding histone H3.3: MARTKQTARKSTGGKAPRKQLATKAARKSAPSTGGVKKPHRYRPGTVALREIRRYQKSTELLIRKLPFQRLVREIAQDFKTDLRFQSAAIGALQEASEAYLVGLFEDTNLCAIHAKRVTIMPKDIQLARRIRGERA, encoded by the exons ATGGCTCGTACCAAGCAGACCGCCCGTAAGTCCACTGGAGGCAAAGCTCCACGTAAGCAGCTGGCCACAAAGGCAGCTCGTAAGAGTGCCCCTTCCACTGGTGGGGTCAAGAAGCCCCATCGTTACAG GCCTGGCACTGTGGCTCTGCGTGAGATCCGTCGTTATCAGAAGTCCACTGAGCTGCTCATCCGTAAGTTGCCCTTCCAGCGTCTGGTGAGAGAGATCGCCCAGGACTTCAAGACCGACCTGCGTTTCCAGAGCGCGGCCATCGGAGCCCTGCAG GAGGCCAGCGAGGCTTACCTTGTGGGTCTGTTTGAGGACACCAACCTGTGCGCCATCCACGCCAAGCGTGTCACCATCATGCCCAAAGACATCCAGCTGGCACGTCGCATCCGTGGAGAGCGTGCCTAA